Part of the Theropithecus gelada isolate Dixy unplaced genomic scaffold, Tgel_1.0 HiC_scaffold_4826, whole genome shotgun sequence genome is shown below.
CCACCGGGGGCTTTCGTGGGCCAGGGAGCAGGGGCCGTCGCCCCGCTGCAGCCCAGCCAGGCTGCGCAGGCAGCAGGGATCTCCCATCCTGCCCCGGCAGGCGGGGATTGGGATTTTTCCTACGCTGCCCTGGCGACTCCGGAAGGGGCGCTCTCCCACCCTCAGACTCCCCGGGGGTGGCCTCCGCGCCCGAGCCAATGGCGGGGGGATCGGGACCCGCAGCACCACAGCCTGCCGGGCCCTTGCTCGGTGGCACAGCCTGGGCCCGCTGGAGCTGAGCCGCAGGGCCAGGGTGTGCTGGCGCCGCCCACGTCCCAGGGGAGTCCgtggtggggctggggccaggggccCCAGGTCGCCGGGGCGGCGTGGGAGCCCCAAGTCGGGGCAGCTCCACCTCCGGGGCCCGCGCCCCCGGAGGCCTCCGCGGGGCAGCAGCAGATGCAAGCCATCCGGGCGCCCTCCCCGCCGCTCCAGGAGCCTGGGCGCTCGTCTGCACTCCCCTCCAGCCTGCTGGA
Proteins encoded:
- the LOC112617817 gene encoding double homeobox protein 4-like protein 4 is translated as GAFVGQGAGAVAPLQPSQAAQAAGISHPAPAGGDWDFSYAALATPEGALSHPQTPRGWPPRPSQWRGDRDPQHHSLPGPCSVAQPGPAGAEPQGQGVLAPPTSQGSPWWGWGQGPQVAGAAWEPQVGAAPPPGPAPPEASAGQQQMQAIRAPSPPLQEPGRSSALPSSLLDELLETPEFLQQAQPLLETEAPTELQDVGEPALLQPLLLSEEEYRALLEDL